The window AAATTATTTTGTGGACTCTTAATTGATGTTTTGAGATAAAACTATTATGTATAGTTTTAACCTAAAATGACAACGTATTTTTGTTTTTAGcctaaaataacaatgtacttttaaaTTTAACCCAAACTAACAACATATTTTTATTTGTAACCCAAAgtaacatatttctatttttatcaTGAAATAGTCAGCAGAAAGAAAACTCATCGCCGAAATAAACTATCTGTCGCCATGCATCGCTATATCTTGAATTTCATGttcttttatccaaaaaaaaaacgTACTTATCTTTCTTAAAAGATAATAGCATCTTACTTCTATTTCTTGCTACTAATACAGATACTGCTTTTCATTTTATACCCATAATAGCAACGTACTATTCAATTATATATTTCAATATACAACATCATCATCTTATCATTAATCTAGAAATAAAGAACGTCGTTTGTATCTTCAAACAATTTTACAAATTAATTGAtattaatttttagtttttaatatttttttaaatttgttacCCGTGGATTCCACGGGTTGTAACCTAGTCACTACTATAGTAGCTATTCAAGAATAAAATAAACaatgtttttatatatatgaGCATATACACCTTTTTCTGATTTTTTATACAATTCTCTTATAAAAAGGATAGGTGTAAGGTGTATAGTGCATGTGTGTTTCGTTAAGCAAAAAAAACACGTTAAAGACTCTCTCCGTTATTTGATTTATCTATTGATCTTGTCTCATGTTTATATTATTCTCCAAGTTAAATACTTTAAATTCGCTAACAACCGTTTAACAAGTGTAACTAcattactaatataattaaaaaaaaaataaagtacattTCCAATATCAATAAACCAAAAATCGGTTATTTCATTCGCCTTTATACAAAGGTTTTCGCTTCTCAGAAAACGCATTCAACCCTTCTAACCTATCACCCGTCACCAATATCTCTTCATAGCATTCTTCTTCCAATTCCAAACCACACCCAATCTCCATTTCTAAACCATGGTTAATCGCTCTTTTAGCCATCCGTATAGCCACAGGACCCTAATAACATTAACTCATAATATTATATTACAATAAAAATATttcatataatattaataaatgtaCCTTTTGATTTATCTCACGTGCAATTTCAATCGCCTTTGAATACGCATCACCCGCAGGAACACAATAGTTAATCAGACCTACATGAAGTTATTTTAAGGTTTGTACTttttttacccataatagcaatgtacttatatTTATTTGGTTATATAAAATATAAGTATATTTTTAAGATTGGTATATAAATAATAAGTATATTGCTATTATGTGTAAAAATAAAATACCAAATGACAATGCTTCTTTGGGAGTGATCTTTCGGCCTGTGAAAATAAGTTCTTTGGCTATTGAGCTTCCAATTAACCTAGGAAGCCTTTGTGTCCCTCCAGCcctgtaaaaaataaataaaaatataacaaccattttttttatttaaaaaaatatatatatatatatattcttatattaTGCTTTATGCATAATTTGCATACATACGCTGGTATTACAGCAAGACTGGTTTCTGGTAAGCCAAGTTTGGCATCTTCTCCTGAAGACATgtcaaattattaaaaaaatgaaaattgtgtaaaaaaaatatcataaataataaataattgttAATGTACTTTTTAATTTTGTATTACCACATATTCGGATATCACAAGATAAAGCCATTTCAAGTCCCCCACCCAATGCTGCACCTTCTATAACTGCAATAGTTGGGATTTGAAGTGCCTAAACAtggaaattttatttaaaaactaaaattttaattaaagaaAGGATAACAAAGATAATGAGAGTAATACAGTATGAGACTCACCTCTAAGAATGAAAATGTTGACCTTAGTGAGTTGACAAAAGCTCGAACTTCGGGTATATCCATGGTTCTTCTTTCCTAAGTGAGAATCGAAAGTATTTATGATCAAGAAGTTGAAATTGTAACTTTAAAGAATTGCAGGTTTTAAAAGCTACCTTCAAATCAGCACCTGCACAGAAGACTTTAGAGACTGAGCTGCATATCATCAACACTTTTGCAGATGAGTCTACACTTACAGCTTCAAAGCTATTCTGTAGTCCTTTTAGAAAATCCTTCCCAAGGGCATTTTTAGCTTCGGGTCTATTCATGTTAATTTGGATAATTCCTGTCAAAGAAACAGTAACAAGTAATTTGATTTGTTTCCTAAGTTTCATCGAAGAGTTTGGGTTTCCATGGTGGTAAAATCAtatagttatttgtaatttagggAGGAGGAGACAACTATCTGTTTTAGATTAGGAAACAGATCGAAATTTCAACACTAACTAAAGCGAGATATCTGTGCCTAATTGCAAATGAGATCATTGAAGATACTCAGAACGCTGTTTCATTTTCAACATTAATCAGGATCTCGAAGTATTTACCTAAAACTCTAACCCTAATAAAAATACACCTTCCTCTACGCCTAATTTGGGGGAAAAGATTCTTACGGATGTTTTCCGATATTAAGGCAAGAAGTAGAGCAGATTACACCGAGAGAGAGAAAGTATTTCAGTTGAGAAAAAGAACTATATACTCAAAAGTAGCATATGATCGTAATAGTTACCTGAATCGGCATCGGAAAGTTTTTGAACTTTGACGGATTCCGAAGCGGACTGAAGGAGGAGTGTTCGGATACTCTGGAATTGCAGTCGAGAGGGTAATAAGTAGGATTTTGTATCATTGAATGATCGATTGCAAAATCGTTTGCCAATGCTGGAGAAAACCACCATTTTTGGTTTTGATTACATGCATATGAACGACAATCCAACAATCCAAGTCATTGATCAGAGGGATAGGTAGCAGCGAAAAGCTcagagtaaaaaaaaaaagtcaaagtaCGGCGATGGTGTTAAAAATGGTAAAAGAAGGTTAAATGTCATATTAGAAttttttgtatttgttttaaAAGATCACTAAATTATTTTTTTGTACATTTAGGGAATGAAGTCCGAATTTACCGTTTTAAAAGGTCCTTATCTGACCTAATACCGGATAACCAGGTAAAATCTGGTCCTCTACCCCTCTTCACGTCGTTACCCTCTTCGAACTCGCCGTCATCGTCTCCCTCATTCTTTCCTTCACCTACCTTCTAGGGTTCTTTGGCATCGATTTCGTTCAATCCTTCATCGGTACCTCACGTGTGGACTGCCGGAGAGCAGCTTCGATTCGACGGGAGACGTTAGAGAGAAAACCAGGAAGGTCGTTATTAGGGTTACCACTTGAAGGATTCGATTACAATTCGATATTTGGGCAGTGTTGTGAGATGCCTATTGGTTATGTTCAGGTACCTGTCGGAATCGCAGGACCTTCGTTGTTGAATGATTGCGAGTACATGGTGCCCATGGCTACGACATAGGGATATTTGGTTGTGATTTGCTCGACTTCAAAGCATTAAATGCTCAATCACCGGAAAAAATCTCTACATTAGATTCACATGTAGCACAAGTGCTGCAATGGGGATGAACATGGTGTCAAAAGACGTCCAAAAAGTTCTAGATTTTCTTCAAATCGATAAAATCGGGTTTTCATTCGATTTTAAGCCCTTAAGGATAGAAATTTGTACAAAATCTGAAATTTGAAATTGATGTATAACAGGTTTTAATCTCAAGTAGCATTACAATAAAACTGGTGTACAAAGAATCTGAAATCAACAATTGAAGCTTGGATTAACAAAAAAAGAAGATGAATTGGATTGTTCCGATTCACGTTTCTGCTGCTCCGATTCGCGTTTCTGGTACACCGATTCACGAAGAAGATGAATTAGATTGTTCCGATTCACCACAAATGATTCTAAAATGGGAAGTACTTCAAATTAGTTTTGGGGATAAGTTTGGAGAGGGGAAACATGTTACTGTTACAGAGGAGGAGGTTGGAGGAGATGAGGCTACAGTTTGAGATTAAAACATGTTATAGTAGGTCAAGTGACTTTTTTAACAGGTCAAACAATAGTTTATTCCCTTAATGTACAAAAAAAAGTTGGGTGACCTTCTtctatacttataaagctaacatttttccttgaacctcatacATTTGAAACACCCCACAAAATTTTCTaagcacctcatgcatttgaaacctcctattttaatgaataccactcaaaagtctcttaataatgatcaacaattcaaaggttttataacttatgtaatatatttaataaacaattaatggataATCTACTATAAAAATGCCAATCTCtttgagtagacacacaaatacaaatcacatacaaaattcacaaagaaaacaagtttaaagttttttgtgttggtttgagggctttaGACCATTTTTTGAGTCATGTTATTATGTTggagtttttaatttgtaagttttttATATACTAATTCTATATTTTAttggtttaagtattcttttataacaatcattgtatgttgtggttgaaattttagtgtaaattagattagattcatgttatcgatcatatgttacaGAAGGtgatatagataatatttaattaaatattgtatatatatttgtatgtttATATTGCTTCAAagcaaaaattaattaaaaatcatagaTATGTCATAATATCaatattatccatgcaagtctcttttaaaatgcaaattgtctatcttatcattttatatttattatatgcttaacattttaattataataataagtgtttttgaaatgttttctttcaattattaataataataagtggttttaaaattaatgaacaataattataaataataaaatcaaattataaaaatcatagaTATGTCATATTATACATGCAAGTCTCTTATAAAAtacaaagacaaaattgcaagaaatggtccctgtggtatgtctaAAATTGTTACTTTAGGCCAAACAAGTTTAGACTAGCAGCAATAGtccaaaagttttcattttgctACGGTTTTGGTCCAAAACAGTCTAAAAATTCTAAAAGTGACGGATTTGCCCTTTTCTATTTgttttttgcttttctttttgttatttaattatttgataactaaaaaataaaaaataaataaaataaaataaaatctctctctttctctctctctctctatctctctctttctctctctctctctctctctctccatttgGGTTTATCTattaagaacatcttcataatcttaagaacactcaagaacatctTAATGAACTCAAGAACATCTTCTAACACTGTCACCGGTCGACCACCGTTTGCCACCACAACAACCTGCCACCATTGTCGTATGTCAGCTCCATCTCCACCTAAATTATTTCTACCACTTCATATCCATCTAAAAAACATCCTAAAAACAAAAACCATACACAAAAACAAAAGAACTACACTCATAAAACCATACACAAACACACTCATAACCCTACACCACCCAATGTCACCTTCAATCACCCAAGACCTCCCTTATCCCTCCATTACCACCATCCCTAACAACTAGAAATGTAAAAAAAGAGATAAAATAAGGGGTTGCCATCGATTCAGAAAGTAGAAAAATGAGAGCTATCATCGAGTATAGAAGAAGGAGAAAGAGGGTACCACTTTGGGTGACTGTGTTTGTCAAATGGATTCTGAGAATCGAAAGGGGAGGGGTCTGATTTCTAATTTGATACTACCGTTCAGTTCATTGGCGAAGAAAGAAATCTGTCGACCACCACCTATGCAGCCCCTCTCTGCCTCCCTTTTGGTCGTGTAGCACCAACAAACACATATCCCTTCACCTACCATCACATCGTTCGTAAGCGCCTCCTCCAAACACTATTCCTCCGCTACCTGATCTATTCTGATTCTTCATAAGTTACTGTTACAgagaggtgattcgaggatcttcacaaattagggtttcatctcgcCACCCTTCtagtttctagggttttagaCGTCGTTTAGGGTTTCAGAAGAAAATCTCACGACGAACAGATCTGGGTAACACCTTACATCGATGCTGGAAGTCAATCTTTGTCACCGCTTCTTTTTTTGCCCTTCCTCGATCTGTTGATACCCTCTATTTCCTTCTTCTTTGAGCTTCATCTCCATTCTCAATGCTCGATTTTTCTGGCGATGTTGTGTTGATTACCACCGGTGGTGGTCGACGTATTGGAGAAGGAGCGAGGTGGTGCAAAAGTCACCAACATTTGTGTTTAATGGATGTGGAACGGTGCCACTGATCGAAGATGGtgatgtgagagagagagagaaagagagagaggagagagagaaattttattttatttgatttattttttatttttttattaattgaataattaaataacaaaaagaaaagcaaaaaacaaatggaaaagggcaaatccgtcatttttaaaatttttagactattttggaccaaaaccgcgacaaaatgaaaacttttggaCTATTGCTGCTAGTCCAAACCTGTTTGGCCCAAAGTAGCAATTTtggacataccacagggaccattcttgcaattttatcaaatacaaattgtcaatgttatcactttattatttagtatatgtttcatatttaaataataatattaaacgTTTCTTAAAACTCTtctataacttattaataataataagtggtttaaaattaatgaacaataattttaaataataataacatcaaattataaattacataacaTTAGCTACAAACAAATTGTACTTTAAATtaacatcattattgaaattagaaaataatcgcataaataaaaatttaaagtaATCAATCATAACAACTAGGTGTTAACCCCGTGTATTACATGAGttgattaaaaaatatattaaatattaaagtgtaacatcaaatatttttgaaaataaaatttcGAAATAATAAAGAAGGAAAAACATATTCATTGCAATTTATTGTCACATTTATTacaataaatactttacatatataagtataagtattatatgattttttaattttaaaatttgaaaaaatccataaaatgacgtatggatattatttattctaaaatactacaaaatgacaagtgtcaaaattaataagagattgacaagtggcaaaatttatcttcatttattagggaggattgtTAAAAGTAATACTACATAGATAAATATATTTAATTCTATTTATAAGGAAGGTAGGTTGATatcaatgaatattattgttcaaaatagttgagattttatatataaGTTAGTGTAAAAATAATAtgtcaaagttaatgtcaataacctaatcattataaacatatatattttcaatattcTAACAATATAATGTCAACCTACGCCGCGCAACGCGCGAAAATTCGTCTAGTTTAAAATAAACACGAAAAATTCGATGAGCTAATATGACATTTGCCCTTTTGATACAAGATGGTTTTACCTTTCTAAGTTTTTAAAGGATTATAGGGAAGCTTTCaaagttaatatttttaattatgcAAAGGTATTTGGCTAAGTTtgttaaaacaacttattagcttaacaagttaaaaaaatatttgaattaaaataacttattctgATTGGAAACCGCTAATATGccattttttcataagttacttTTTCTAACTTATTAGCTTATAAATAAATAACCTAATAAGTAATAAACTTTTTTTGTCAAACACCCTGAAGGACTTTGAAGTTGGGTTGTTCGTTTGGATGGAACGGTTTGATCTGATCAAATCaaatgaatccaaattgatttatGAATCTGAATAGTCCAAACTATATTCAAATCCGATCTGATTCAATTACATTTCAGTTGGATCGGTTttaataattcggttttcaacaaccgaaacattttaaaacgacatataattataatattatccacTTTTACAGAAGAAGCAAAAGAAAATTAGatatgatttgaaatttataaacaactactaagaatgtatattatagtttaatattgtatagataaaaaaaacttttgagagaaaatgcatattaatgtttgtTATTAGCTAAAACTTTTTGAAcatatttgaaaaataaattacaaacttaataaataattatagagaTATTAAtagactattcggttcttattttataaacaaaaaccaatctgaatccaaaataataatttggttttCTTGAGAACCAATCCAAacatccgaatatccgaaccaaatagtccaatcaaaattgtccaattggacaattcggttttatccgaataaTGAACAACCTTACTTTGAAGAGTCGGGTTGATTAGTAAAGGATATAATGCTTCGTCTATCTTTTAAATTCTTAAAAAATTTGATCCTCTAATTTCAAAAGATTATAGGTTGATTAATCCCATTGGGTTACACACAAAGTATGATTTAAGCATAAAAAGACAAAAGAGAAAGATTATGGACTAATTTGTTAACTTATTA of the Lactuca sativa cultivar Salinas chromosome 6, Lsat_Salinas_v11, whole genome shotgun sequence genome contains:
- the LOC111905117 gene encoding probable enoyl-CoA hydratase 2, mitochondrial; this translates as MVVFSSIGKRFCNRSFNDTKSYLLPSRLQFQSIRTLLLQSASESVKVQKLSDADSGIIQINMNRPEAKNALGKDFLKGLQNSFEAVSVDSSAKVLMICSSVSKVFCAGADLKERRTMDIPEVRAFVNSLRSTFSFLEALQIPTIAVIEGAALGGGLEMALSCDIRICGEDAKLGLPETSLAVIPAAGGTQRLPRLIGSSIAKELIFTGRKITPKEALSFGLINYCVPAGDAYSKAIEIAREINQKGPVAIRMAKRAINHGLEMEIGCGLELEEECYEEILVTGDRLEGLNAFSEKRKPLYKGE